The following is a genomic window from Psychrobacter immobilis.
ATTAGAGGACGTGTTGACTGCTCTTGAAGAAAAAGGAGTGCCATGGGGTATTGTGACCAACAAGCCGCGTTATCTGGCAGAGAAGTTACTAGACAAGATGCAGTTAGACGGGCGCTGTTCTGCTTTGGTCTGTCCTGATGATGTGTCTCGCTCAAAACCTGACCCAGAGCCCATGTATGCGGCGTTAGAGAAGCTTGGTATCCCTCGCGGCGCCGCTGAAAGCGTGATTTATGTTGGCGATCATATCCGTGATATCGAAGCTGGTAATGCCGCTGGCATGCCGACGATTCTAGCTGCTTATGGTTATATTCCGCCTGAAGATCAAAAAAACCTAAAGAAATGGGGTGCAGATTATATTACTGATACGCCTGAGCAATTAAATAAACTGTTGCTCTCTTCTGGTAAATTTGACTATTTATAAATCAA
Proteins encoded in this region:
- a CDS encoding HAD family hydrolase; this encodes MSQFVKAVLFDLDGTLIDTAADFVRIIGKMSRENDWQAPPETEIREQVSAGASAMVQLMLRHNDQIEVSEEALQEFRQQFLDDYEAEICVDSCVFAELEDVLTALEEKGVPWGIVTNKPRYLAEKLLDKMQLDGRCSALVCPDDVSRSKPDPEPMYAALEKLGIPRGAAESVIYVGDHIRDIEAGNAAGMPTILAAYGYIPPEDQKNLKKWGADYITDTPEQLNKLLLSSGKFDYL